Proteins encoded by one window of Anopheles maculipalpis chromosome 2RL, idAnoMacuDA_375_x, whole genome shotgun sequence:
- the LOC126557680 gene encoding uncharacterized protein LOC126557680, which produces MSTDEKYVFYGGSLEEPIEAGCNSLGELIIKRLKENGDGVAFIDGVTDEKFTYPDVLERSVRLANRFHRLGIKKDCVVAVMCENRIEMPIVTFAATYLRAIPILLNPGYTATELAHVLKYTQPRAIFASPLAMATLQPLLKTVSSIKLTVLFGDKKPNSKVTLFRELFDRNRAQYISFTPQPAKLGDQVGLMVLSSGTTGLPKAVQLTHHNIMCVLAYMRENSNLIPFEQIGLGLLPFFHVYGYMVLMHSLLNKRLLIALPRFEPTLFLSTIQKYRVTVASLAPPLMVFLAKHPLVDKYDLSSLVFLGCGAAPLSKELELAVMKRLPNLQMILVGYGLSETSLGVTTRHSDLHGSVGKVNKLSWLKVVDVETGRTLGPQQTGEICVKGPLVMKGYLNNDRETRAMFDRDGWLHTGDTGYFDEDGNFYIVDRIKDLIKYKGFQVPPAEVEAVLLTHPSIKDCAVVGRPDLSAGQLPVAFVVLQPGANLTEDEVKQYVAERLSKQKQLHGGVRFLHEIPKTASGKILRRELAALFPKAKL; this is translated from the exons ATGAGTACCGACGAGAAGTACGTCTTCTACGGTGGATCGTTGGAGGAACCGATCGAAGCCGGATGTAATTCGCTTGGTGAACTGATCATCAAACGTCTCAAAGAGAACGGAGATGGGGTAGCGTTC ATCGATGGCGTGACAGACGAAAAGTTTACGTACCCCGATGTACTGGAACGGTCCGTCCGACTGGCAAACCGGTTCCACCGGCTGGGCATCAAGAAAGACTGCGTAGTGGCGGTAATGTGCGAGAACCGTATCGAGATGCCGATCGTGACGTTCGCTGCGACGTACCTGCGAGCAATCCCGATACTGCTTAACCCTGGCTACACCGCAACGGAGCTGGCGCATGTGCTAAAGTACACACAGCCGCGTGCCATCTTTGCATCGCCGCTCGCTATGGCCACCCTACAACCTCTGCTAAAGACAGTGTCATCCATCAAGCTGACTGTACTGTTCGGCGACAAGAAACCGAACTCGAAGGTGACACTGTTTCGCGAGCTGTTTGATCGTAACCGGGCGCAGTACATCAGCTTTACACCGCAACCGGCAAAGTTGGGCGATCAGGTTGGCCTGATGGTGTTATCGTCCGGCACAACGGGACTCCCGAAGGCGGTGCAGTTAACCCATCACAACATCATGTGCGTGCTGGCGTATATGCGCGAAAACTCAAACCTCATTCCGTTCGAACAGATCGGACTTGGACTGTTGCCCTTTTTCCACGTGTACGGTTACATGGTGCTGATGCACTCGCTGCTCAACAAGAGACTGCTGATTGCGTTGCCCCGCTTCGAACCGACGCTATTCCTTTCCACGATACAGAAGTACCGCGTTACGGTCGCATCGCTTGCACCACCGTTGATGGTTTTCCTCGCCAAACATCCACTTGTCGACAAGTACGATCTGAGTTCGCTCGTGTTTCTCGGCTGTGGAGCAGCACCACTCAGCAAAGAGCTCGAGCTGGCCGTCATGAAGCGGCTACCGAACCTGCAGATGATTTTGGTCGGCTACGGACTGAGCGAAACGTCACTCGGTGTAACGACACGGCACTCGGACCTACACGGCAGTGTCGGTAAAGTGAACAAGCTGAGCTGGCTAAAGGTGGTCGATGTGGAAACTGGTCGTACGCTCGGTCCACAGCAAACGGGTGAGATCTGCGTCAAGGGTCCGCTGGTGATGAAAGGCTACCTTAACAATGATCGTGAAACGCGCGCCATGTTTGATCGTGACGGTTGGCTTCACACCGGCGATACGGGCTACTTCGATGAGGATGGAAACTTTTACATAGTCGATCGCATCAAGGATCTCATCAAGTACAAGGGATTCCAGGTGCCACCGGCCGAGGTAGAAGCGGTACTGCTGACCCATCCCAGCATTAAGGATTGTGCGGTTGTAGGGCGACCGGATCTGTCCGCTGGACAGTTGCCGGTAGCGTTCGTGGTGTTACAGCCTGGTGCAAACCTTACCGAGGACGAGGTGAAACAGTACGTGGCGGAGCGACTGTCCAAACAGAAGCAACTTCACGGGGGCGTTCGTTTTTTGCACGAAATACCGAAGACGGCCAGTGGGAAAATTTTGCGACGCGAGCTGGCCGCACTATTCCCTAAGGCGAAGCTTTAA
- the LOC126557657 gene encoding uncharacterized protein LOC126557657: MEQAASERLVLYGGDLRNSIEDGCNSLGELIVKRLHRNSDDVALVDAVSGDSLTYHQILARALKLANRFHRLGIKRNSVVGICSENSIHFPTITFATIMLGGTVLPINYGYSTSELKHVLQLTKPVALFASEKPLQKIIAMRNELPFVKLLVSLGEDCRTRGVALLKDFFDSSPVSNLRNFTPQPVPLKKQVAVMVMSSGTTGLPKAVQLTHHNVMTVMAYQAEDPRYTELPVPLRVLGLLPFYHVFGFMLSLNSCLNKVPMVVLSHFEPNLFLRTIQDHRITMASLVPPLVVFLAKSPLVDSYDLTSLYAVLCGAAPLSREIEELVRSRLPNVQTIRTGYGMSETSLGVISRTNDKTGSVGKVHKTTHVKVVDLETGCALGPNLTGEICIKGPLVMKGYLNNEQATAEMIDSDGWLHTGDIGYYDEEQDFYIVDRIKDLIKYKGFQVPPAELEDVLLSHPAIRDCAVVGVPDEEAGELPAAFVVNQPGKDVTEREVMQYVASRLSPQKHLRGGVYFVAEIPKTGSGKILRRQLRNTLQHQKSKL; encoded by the exons ATGGAGCAGGCAGCATCCGAGCGTTTGGTACTGTACGGTGGCGATCTACGTAATAGCATCGAGGATGGTTGCAACTCTTTGGGCGAGCTGATTGTGAAACGGTTACACCGTAATAGCGACGATGTGGCACTG GTGGATGCAGTTTCTGGTGACTCGCTCACATACCATCAGATTCTTGCACGGGCCCTCAAGCTGGCCAACCGTTTCCATCGGCTCGGCATCAAGCGCAATAGCGTAGTTGGAATTTGCAGTGAAAACAGCATTCACTTCCCTACCATTACGTTCGCTACCATCATGTTGGGTGGAACTGTGCTACCAATCAACTACGGTTACAGCACTTCCGAGCTAAAGCACGTACTGCAGCTGACCAAACCGGTCGCACTGTTCGCGTCCGAAAAGCCACTTCAAAAGATCATCGCGATGCGCAACGAGCTACCGTTTGTTAAGCTGCTCGTTTCACTCGGTGAGGATTGCCGCACGCGTGGAGTTGCACTACTGAAAGATTTTTTCGATAGCAGCCCGGTGAGTAATTTACGCAACTTTACGCCACAACCGGTTCCGCTCAAAAAGCAAGTCGCTGTGATGGTGATGTCGTCCGGTACGACAGGACTTCCGAAAGCGGTGCAACTGACCCATCACAATGTGATGACTGTGATGGCGTACCAGGCGGAAGATCCTCGCTATACCGAGCTGCCTGTACCGTTGCGTGTGCTAGGACTGTTGCCGTTCTACCATGTGTTTGGCTTCATGCTGTCGCTTAACAGCTGTCTCAACAAGGTGCCGATGGTGGTACTGTCCCACTTTGAACCAAACCTTTTCCTGCGCACCATCCAAGATCATCGCATCACCATGGCTAGTCTCGTACCACCGCTTGTAGTTTTTCTGGCCAAAAGCCCGCTGGTGGACAGCTACGATCTAACTTCACTGTATGCCGTCCTCTGCGGTGCTGCTCCACTGAGCCGGGAGATAGAGGAGCTCGTACGTTCCCGTCTACCCAATGTGCAAACGATCCGCACCGGATACGGTATGAGCGAAACTTCGCTTGGAGTTATATCGCGAACCAACGATAAGACTGGTTCCGTCGGCAAGGTACATAAAACTACGCATGTGAAGGTGGTTGATCTGGAGACGGGCTGTGCACTCGGACCGAACCTAACGGGAGAGATTTGCATCAAGGGTCCGCTGGTGATGAAGGGCTACCTGAACAACGAGCAGGCAACAGCTGAAATGATCGATAGCGATGGTTGGCTGCATACTGGTGACATTGGATATTACGACGAGGAGCAAGATTTTTACATCGTCGATCGTATTAAAGATCTGATCAAGTACAAAGGTTTCCAGGTGCCACCGGCCGAACTGGAGGATGTACTGCTTAGCCATCCAGCCATACGGGACTGTGCTGTGGTGGGTGTTCCGGACGAAGAGGCCGGTGAACTACCGGCCGCTTTTGTTGTCAACCAACCCGGTAAAGATGTGACTGAACGCGAAGTAATGCAGTACGTAGCATCGAGATTGTCACCTCAGAAGCATCTGCGAGGTGGCGTGTATTTTGTGGCTGAAATACCCAAAACGGGAagtggtaaaatattgcgcCGTCAGCTACGAAATACTTTGCAACACCAAAAATCAAAGTTATAA
- the LOC126557681 gene encoding uncharacterized protein LOC126557681 yields the protein MEQPAFDDTLVVRGAPAPADLTLGSRSLGELFLKVLRNKPSAVALVDGVTGKEYTYAELLERSCQLAVYLTDHGIKRGDVVAIVAENRSEYPITIIALFLVGATAALFNPSYTSRELVHALGVACPKLVFVSSLARDALLKASRSVKQGFTVISYDALERSTTFAQCLQRSNKQCNADSLQPDPVDIAEEVAVIVMSSGTTGLPKGVLITHRNVMATMANVREALEKGFPLHCSLDVLPWFHVAGGMSMVSWLGANLTVVYLPRFEPRTYLRCIERYRPSFLNMVPPIVVFLAKHPAVPEYDLSSVQTIACGAAPLSREVEELIYARLPGIRIRQGYGMSETTQAITFYDSEQPKPGSIGKVRAGQLGKVVDPDTGRALGPGQHGELCFKGTLIMKGYIGGERVIDADGWLHTGDVGYYDADGDFFIVDRIKELIKYKAFQVAPAELEALLLSHPGVKDCAVVGKKDERVGELPLAFVVRAEGTPVTEQQLVRHVEARVSNEKRLRGGVIFVEEIPKTASGKILRRTLRELANQKAKL from the exons ATGGAACAACCCGCGTTTGACGACACTTTAGTTGTGCGTGGTGCACCAGCACCGGCTGATCTAACGTTGGGATCACGATCTCTCGGTGAACTGTTTCTTAAAGTGCTGCGTAACAAGCCCAGCGCTGTAGCTCTGGTAGATGGTGTAACTGGGAAAGAGTATACGTATGCGGAGTTGCTGGAACGTTCCTGTCAACTAGCTGTCTATCTGACCGATCACGGCATTAAGCGAGGAGATGTGGTGGCGATAGTGGCTGAAAATCGTAGCGAGTACCCTATAACGATCATTGCACTGTTTCTGGTGGGAGCTACGGCTGCACTATTCAATCCAAGCTACACCTCAC GGGAGCTCGTTCATGCCTTGGGCGTCGCTTGTCCCAAGCTAGTGTTTGTGTCGTCGTTGGCCAGAGATGCGCTGCTGAAAGCTAGTCGATCCGTCAAGCAAGGGTTCACCGTTATCTCTTACGATGCACTGGAACGCAGTACAACCTTTGCCCAGTGTTTGCAACGATCCAACAAACAATGCAACGCCGATTCATTGCAACCAGATCCGGTCGATATTGCCGAGGAAGTGGCTGTCATTGTAATGTCCTCCGGTACGACTGGTTTACCGAAGGGCGTACTAATCACGCACCGCAACGTAATGGCTACGATGGCCAATGTGCGCGAGGCGCTTGAGAAAGGTTTTCCACTGCACTGTAGCCTAGATGTGTTGCCCTGGTTCCATGTGGCCGGCGGTATGTCGATGGTAAGCTGGCTCGGTGCTAACCTGACCGTAGTCTATCTGCCACGGTTCGAGCCACGCACCTATCTACGCTGCATCGAACGATACAGGCCAAGCTTCCTCAACATGGTACCACCAATTGTTGTTTTCCTCGCCAAACATCCGGCCGTACCCGAGTACGATCTGTCCTCGGTACAAACGATCGCTTGTGGTGCAGCACCTCTCAGCCGGGAGGTGGAGGAACTGATCTACGCCCGGCTACCGGGTATAAGAATCCGACAGGGCTATGGGATGAGTGAAACTACGCAAGCAATCACATTCTACGACAGTGAGCAACCGAAACCGGGTAGCATTGGTAAGGTGCGGGCCGGTCAGTTAGGCAAGGTGGTTGATCCCGACACGGGTCGGGCTCTCGGTCCTGGCCAACATGGGGAACTTTGCTTCAAGGGTACGTTGATCATGAAGGGCTACATCGGAGGAGAGCGCGTGATCGACGCGGATGGTTGGCTACACACTGGCGACGTTGGCTATTACGATGCGGACGGTGACTTCTTCATTGTCGATCGTATTAAGGAGTTGATCAAGTACAAAGCTTTCCAGGTGGCTCCGGCCGAACTGGAGGCTCTGCTGCTAAGCCACCCGGGTGTGAAAGATTGTGCCGTGGTGGGCAAAAAGGACGAGCGTGTTGGTGAGCTGCCGCTAGCGTTTGTGGTACGGGCCGAAGGGACTCCAGTTACTGAGCAGCAGCTAGTTCGGCACGTAGAAGCACGAGTTTCGAACGAGAAGAGACTGCGTGGAGGAGTGATCTTCGTAGAGGAGATTCCAAAGACGGCTAGTGGCAAAATCTTGCGTCGCACGTTACGCGAATTGGCAAATCAAAAAGCGAAATTGTAG